In a single window of the Allobranchiibius huperziae genome:
- the nuoN gene encoding NADH-quinone oxidoreductase subunit NuoN, whose product MLVIFGVAMLGVVIEAFVPRRSRYVVQVAVTLLGLLAAFLTLIFSARDHKAITAGGSVVIDGPALMFQGTVLVLSFLAVLVMAERFDSSSIDAFTQSGASVPGSPMETNAVRLGATSTEVFPLVLFAVGGMMLFPAAGDLLTVFIALEVLSLPLYILTGLARRRRLLSQEASMKYFLLGAFSSAFFLFGAALVFGYAGSLNFSTIASAVSTGSGRDGILIPGIFLVAVGLLFKIGAVPFHSWTPDAYQGAPTPVAGFMAACTKVAAFGAFLRVFYVAFPGMKWNWQPIVVVVAILTMVVGAVLSVTQTDIKRLLAYSSITQAGFILVGVVALDRQAVSGTIVYVITYGFATIAAFALVAMVRSGGNEATHLSQWAGLGKTSPVVAALMALMMIAFAGIPLTSLFTAKYAIFSAAVGHGGTWLALIGVIFSAVAAFVYVRVIVLMYFSEPTGDTVVLTPSALTGIAVTVAAVLTVALGVFPTPLLDMAHNYSQFMR is encoded by the coding sequence GTGGTCATCGAGGCGTTCGTGCCGCGCAGGTCGCGGTACGTCGTCCAGGTGGCCGTCACGCTGCTCGGGCTGCTCGCCGCGTTCCTCACGCTGATCTTCAGCGCGCGCGACCACAAGGCGATCACCGCCGGGGGATCGGTCGTCATCGACGGCCCGGCCCTGATGTTCCAGGGCACCGTCCTGGTGCTGTCCTTCCTCGCTGTGCTGGTGATGGCGGAGCGCTTCGACAGCTCCTCGATCGACGCCTTCACCCAGTCCGGCGCGTCCGTGCCCGGGTCGCCCATGGAGACCAACGCGGTGCGCCTCGGCGCGACCTCCACCGAGGTCTTCCCGCTGGTGCTCTTCGCGGTCGGCGGCATGATGCTCTTCCCCGCCGCAGGTGACCTGCTGACGGTCTTCATCGCGCTCGAGGTGCTCTCGCTGCCGCTCTACATCCTGACCGGGCTCGCCCGGCGCCGCCGCCTGCTGTCGCAGGAGGCGTCGATGAAGTACTTCCTGCTCGGCGCGTTCTCCTCGGCATTCTTCCTGTTCGGTGCCGCCCTCGTCTTCGGGTACGCCGGGTCGCTGAACTTCAGCACGATCGCGTCGGCCGTCTCGACCGGCAGCGGCCGGGACGGGATCCTGATCCCCGGCATCTTCCTCGTCGCGGTCGGCCTGCTCTTCAAGATCGGCGCGGTGCCCTTCCACTCCTGGACCCCGGACGCCTACCAGGGCGCCCCGACCCCGGTGGCCGGTTTCATGGCCGCCTGCACCAAGGTCGCGGCGTTCGGCGCGTTCCTGCGCGTCTTCTACGTGGCGTTCCCCGGGATGAAGTGGAACTGGCAGCCGATCGTCGTGGTCGTCGCCATCCTCACGATGGTCGTCGGCGCGGTGCTCTCGGTGACCCAGACCGACATCAAGCGCCTGCTCGCGTACAGCTCGATCACCCAGGCGGGCTTCATCCTCGTCGGCGTCGTCGCGCTCGACCGGCAGGCCGTGTCCGGCACGATCGTCTACGTCATCACCTACGGGTTCGCCACGATCGCCGCCTTCGCGCTGGTGGCGATGGTGCGCTCGGGCGGCAACGAGGCGACTCACCTGTCGCAGTGGGCCGGCCTGGGCAAGACGAGTCCGGTCGTCGCGGCGCTCATGGCGCTGATGATGATCGCCTTCGCCGGAATCCCGCTGACCTCGCTCTTCACCGCGAAGTACGCGATCTTCTCCGCTGCCGTCGGCCACGGCGGCACCTGGCTGGCGCTGATCGGTGTGATCTTCAGCGCCGTCGCCGCCTTCGTCTACGTGCGGGTCATCGTGCTCATGTACTTCTCCGAGCCCACCGGCGACACCGTCGTGCTCACCCCGTCGGCGCTCACCGGCATCGCCGTGACCGTCGCGGCCGTGCTCACCGTGGCCCTCGGCGTCTTCCCGACGCCGCTGCTGGACATGGCGCACAACTACTCGCAGTTCATGCGATGA
- a CDS encoding polyprenyl synthetase family protein: MTVVPGLDSAFDQRLSDGLELVDQRLREVLRHDEPFIAGASRHLLDAGGKRFRPLLTLLVSELGTGCNERVIDAAAGVELTHLASLYHDDVMDEATLRRGVTAANVVYDNSTAILIGDLLFGRASQLVAGLGAEAVRIQADTFVRLCAGQIEDDRQAPEGQDPMAYYLRVLEDKTGSLISLAARYGGIFSGLPATTIERVVRYGELLGMVFQLSDDLIDITSDQEESGKKAGTDLREGVTTLPVLYVRSSADPNDARLQQLLSRPISDPAELDEALGLLRAHKAMQQARDHTMSVANQAADLLADLPDGDAVQALRALPISVAERTV, translated from the coding sequence GTGACCGTCGTACCCGGCCTCGACAGCGCCTTCGACCAACGGTTGAGCGACGGGCTGGAGCTGGTCGACCAACGACTGCGCGAGGTGCTGCGGCACGACGAGCCGTTCATCGCCGGCGCTTCCCGGCACCTGCTGGACGCGGGGGGCAAGCGGTTCCGGCCGCTGCTGACCCTGCTCGTGAGCGAGCTCGGCACCGGGTGCAACGAGCGCGTCATCGACGCCGCTGCCGGGGTCGAGCTGACCCACCTCGCGTCGCTCTACCACGACGACGTGATGGACGAGGCGACGCTGCGGCGCGGGGTGACCGCGGCCAATGTCGTCTACGACAACTCCACCGCGATCCTCATCGGCGACCTGCTCTTCGGGCGGGCCTCCCAGCTGGTCGCCGGTCTCGGTGCCGAAGCCGTGCGGATCCAGGCCGACACCTTCGTGCGGCTGTGCGCGGGACAGATCGAGGACGACCGGCAGGCGCCCGAGGGTCAGGACCCGATGGCCTACTACCTGCGGGTGCTGGAGGACAAGACGGGCTCGTTGATCTCGCTGGCCGCGCGCTACGGCGGGATCTTCAGCGGCCTCCCGGCCACGACGATCGAGCGCGTAGTGCGGTACGGCGAGCTGCTCGGCATGGTCTTCCAACTGTCCGACGACCTGATCGACATCACCTCCGACCAGGAGGAGTCCGGCAAGAAGGCCGGCACCGACCTGCGCGAGGGCGTCACCACGCTGCCGGTCCTCTACGTGCGATCGTCGGCCGACCCGAACGACGCGCGCCTGCAGCAGCTGCTGTCGCGCCCAATCTCCGATCCCGCCGAGCTGGACGAGGCGCTCGGTCTGCTGCGGGCGCACAAGGCCATGCAGCAGGCGCGCGACCACACGATGTCCGTCGCGAACCAGGCGGCCGACCTGCTCGCGGACCTGCCCGACGGGGACGCCGTACAGGCCCTGCGGGCCCTGCCGATCTCCGTGGCCGAGCGCACGGTCTGA
- a CDS encoding D-arabinono-1,4-lactone oxidase, with protein MVRDVPHAQELCRMTAASGGALKVVGSGHSFTAIAEATDVLVRVDRLSGVRAVDRETARVWVGAGTPLHVLGPLLAREGLALTNMGDIDRQTIAGAVSTGTHGTGAAYTGLAGQLTGVELVTADGEVRRYDRDDPEWGGVALSLGALGIVTALQIQCVPSFLLQAHEQPDVLDSVLASLDETVDAADHFEFYWFPHTDRVQTKTNTRVADVARRDPLPAWRARLDDDLLSNTVFEGVNRLLTRVPRLTPAANQVVARALSARTYTDTSYDVFATRRTVRFRESEYSVPRAAVPDLLRQLRTWCDRHDARIPFPVEVRFAAADDLWLSTAYGRETGYVAVHQYHRRDHRAYFEAFWSMLRDHDARPHWGKMHDLDAAELRSRYERFDDFVALRDALDPSRVFGNPYLERVLG; from the coding sequence ATGGTGCGCGACGTGCCGCACGCGCAGGAGCTGTGCCGGATGACGGCAGCCTCCGGGGGCGCGCTCAAGGTGGTCGGCTCTGGCCACTCCTTCACCGCGATCGCCGAGGCGACGGACGTGCTCGTGCGAGTGGACCGCCTGAGCGGAGTGCGGGCGGTCGACCGCGAGACGGCGCGGGTGTGGGTCGGTGCCGGTACGCCGCTGCACGTGCTCGGGCCGCTGCTCGCCAGGGAGGGCCTCGCGCTCACGAACATGGGCGACATCGACCGGCAGACCATCGCCGGGGCCGTGTCGACGGGCACCCACGGGACCGGCGCGGCGTACACCGGGCTGGCCGGTCAGCTCACCGGAGTGGAGCTGGTGACGGCCGACGGAGAGGTGCGGCGATACGACCGCGACGACCCCGAGTGGGGCGGTGTCGCGCTGTCGCTCGGCGCGCTCGGGATCGTGACGGCGTTGCAGATCCAATGCGTCCCGTCGTTCCTGTTGCAGGCGCACGAGCAGCCGGATGTGCTCGACTCCGTGTTGGCGTCACTGGACGAGACCGTCGATGCCGCAGACCATTTCGAGTTCTACTGGTTCCCGCACACCGATCGGGTGCAGACCAAGACCAACACCAGGGTGGCCGACGTCGCGCGCCGCGACCCCCTGCCCGCGTGGCGCGCGCGGCTCGACGACGACCTGCTGTCCAACACCGTCTTCGAGGGCGTCAACCGCCTGCTCACCCGCGTGCCGCGGCTGACGCCTGCCGCCAACCAGGTCGTCGCCCGGGCGCTCTCGGCGCGCACCTACACCGACACGTCGTACGACGTCTTCGCCACCCGCCGCACGGTGCGTTTCCGGGAGAGCGAGTACAGCGTGCCGCGCGCGGCGGTGCCGGATCTGCTGCGTCAGCTGCGCACCTGGTGCGACCGGCACGACGCGCGGATCCCGTTCCCCGTCGAGGTGCGGTTCGCGGCGGCCGACGACCTGTGGCTGTCGACGGCGTACGGGCGGGAGACGGGGTACGTCGCGGTGCACCAGTACCACCGACGTGACCACCGCGCGTACTTCGAGGCGTTCTGGTCGATGCTGCGCGACCACGACGCGCGGCCGCACTGGGGCAAGATGCACGACCTGGACGCCGCTGAACTGCGTTCGCGCTACGAACGATTCGATGACTTCGTCGCGCTGCGCGACGCGCTCGATCCGAGTCGCGTTTTCGGTAACCCCTACCTCGAGCGCGTCCTCGGCTGA
- a CDS encoding ABC transporter ATP-binding protein, whose protein sequence is MADLAIDTTGLSKRYGDRVAVDALDLQVRHGEVLALLGPNGAGKTTTVEMLEGYTTPDGGQMAVLGAAPSARRSWLDRIGIVAQTSTGLGSLTAREVVRSVARSYSTPRDVGETLDVVGLGEHADKRIGSLSGGLRRRVDVALGIIGAPELLFLDEPTTGFDPEARRAFWELIAGLARDGTTILLTTHYLEEAEHLADRVAVMANGRLVALDTPQALGGREAAVATVSWHAADGVREEQTSTPTATVRRLQEQLGAEVPGLQVRRPSLEDTYLRLIAATTPTREEF, encoded by the coding sequence ATGGCTGACCTCGCGATCGACACGACGGGACTGAGCAAGCGGTACGGCGACCGGGTCGCCGTCGATGCCCTGGATCTGCAGGTGCGGCACGGAGAGGTGCTCGCCCTGCTCGGGCCCAACGGCGCCGGCAAGACCACGACCGTGGAGATGCTGGAGGGATACACGACACCGGACGGCGGGCAGATGGCGGTGCTGGGCGCCGCCCCGAGCGCCCGCCGGTCCTGGCTGGACCGGATCGGCATCGTGGCGCAGACGAGCACCGGGCTGGGGTCGTTAACCGCCCGGGAGGTGGTCCGGAGCGTGGCGCGCTCCTACAGCACCCCCCGCGACGTCGGGGAGACCCTGGACGTCGTCGGGCTGGGCGAGCACGCGGACAAGCGGATCGGGTCGCTGAGCGGAGGTCTGCGGCGCCGGGTGGATGTCGCGCTCGGCATCATCGGCGCCCCCGAACTGCTCTTCCTGGACGAGCCCACCACGGGTTTCGACCCGGAGGCGCGACGGGCGTTCTGGGAGCTGATCGCCGGGCTGGCGCGCGACGGCACGACCATCCTGCTCACCACGCACTACCTGGAGGAGGCCGAGCACCTCGCCGACCGGGTGGCCGTGATGGCGAACGGCCGGCTGGTGGCCCTGGACACGCCGCAGGCACTCGGCGGGCGGGAGGCGGCGGTGGCGACCGTGAGTTGGCACGCAGCGGACGGCGTACGCGAGGAGCAGACCAGCACGCCCACGGCGACCGTGCGACGCCTCCAGGAGCAACTCGGTGCCGAGGTGCCCGGCCTGCAGGTACGCCGCCCGTCTCTCGAGGACACCTATCTGCGGCTGATCGCCGCCACCACCCCCACCCGAGAGGAGTTCTGA
- a CDS encoding alanine racemase — translation MPGGDLWSSVPAPAAPTAVVDLDAFDANLAAMVARAQGRPLRLASKSVRCRALIERALESPGFSGVLAYSAAEAAWLVSCGVRDVVVGYPTVDSETIADTAAAPSLAEQVTFMVDLPEHVAMLAAAAGTTPLRVCIDVDASLRIGRLHLGVHRSSVHTTQEVCRIARLVADTPGVTLVGLMFYEAQVAGVPDSSRVVRAMKLRSMAQLLPRRTEIVRAVAEISPLEFVNGGGTGSIAATRRDPSVTEIAAGSGLFTPTLFDSYDDSGLTPAAYFVSPVVRKPTPAVAVTFAGGYVASGPASKSRTPKPVHPQGLSYFGQEGAGEVQTPLRGPGARSLRVGDPVWFRYAKAGEMCERFDELLLVRDGAVVQRALTYRGEGRTFG, via the coding sequence GTGCCGGGCGGCGACCTGTGGTCGTCGGTGCCGGCGCCCGCGGCTCCGACCGCGGTGGTCGACCTCGACGCGTTCGACGCCAACCTCGCCGCCATGGTGGCGAGGGCGCAGGGGAGGCCGCTGCGGCTGGCCTCCAAGTCGGTGCGCTGCCGCGCGCTGATCGAGCGGGCGCTGGAGTCGCCCGGCTTCTCCGGGGTGCTCGCCTACTCCGCCGCCGAGGCCGCCTGGCTGGTGTCGTGCGGCGTGCGCGACGTGGTGGTCGGCTATCCCACGGTCGACTCCGAGACCATCGCCGATACGGCGGCGGCGCCGTCGCTGGCGGAACAGGTCACCTTCATGGTGGATCTGCCCGAGCACGTGGCGATGCTCGCGGCCGCCGCGGGCACGACCCCGTTGCGGGTGTGCATCGACGTGGACGCGTCGCTGCGGATCGGTCGCCTGCACCTCGGCGTGCACCGCTCCAGCGTGCACACCACGCAGGAGGTGTGTCGTATCGCCCGGCTGGTGGCGGACACCCCCGGAGTGACGCTGGTCGGGCTGATGTTCTACGAGGCCCAGGTGGCGGGCGTGCCCGACAGCAGCCGCGTCGTCCGCGCGATGAAGCTCCGCTCGATGGCGCAGTTGCTGCCGCGGCGCACGGAGATCGTGCGGGCCGTCGCAGAGATCTCGCCGCTGGAGTTCGTCAACGGCGGAGGCACCGGCAGCATCGCGGCCACCCGGCGCGACCCGTCGGTGACCGAGATCGCCGCGGGTTCGGGCCTCTTCACGCCGACCCTCTTCGACTCCTACGACGACAGCGGCCTGACGCCGGCGGCGTACTTCGTGTCGCCCGTGGTGCGCAAGCCGACGCCCGCCGTCGCCGTCACCTTCGCGGGCGGGTACGTCGCGTCCGGCCCGGCGTCGAAGTCCCGCACACCGAAACCGGTGCACCCGCAGGGTCTCTCGTACTTCGGGCAGGAGGGCGCGGGGGAGGTGCAGACCCCGCTGCGCGGGCCGGGCGCCCGGTCGCTGCGGGTGGGCGATCCCGTGTGGTTCCGCTACGCCAAGGCCGGTGAGATGTGCGAGCGGTTCGACGAACTGCTGCTGGTGCGCGACGGTGCGGTGGTGCAGCGGGCGCTGACGTACCGAGGTGAGGGGCGCACTTTCGGCTGA